A DNA window from Chryseobacterium sp. MEBOG06 contains the following coding sequences:
- the purF gene encoding amidophosphoribosyltransferase, with amino-acid sequence MKSLDIHKSEYLKQFEDQIYGRNLFRTQEEERLDAPNEECGIFGLYSDNDLDTFSLSQFGLFALQHRGQEACGISVLKDGRITNMKDEGLVLDVYKDIQEPETFMGNSAIGHTRYTTAGDKKKYNFQPFFAKNEYDQIILSIAHNGNLTNAKELKTELEAEGVVFRATSDSEVILRLIQKNLDLGLRGAIKATMEKIKGAYSVVGMTRNKFFAFRDFNGIRPLVLGAIDERSYVVASESVALDAVGAQYVRDILPGEIIYTSENEPGKLHSYMMDEAKGKQRICSFEYIYFARPDSTLENINVYEIREKSGEKIWEQSPVEADLVIGVPDSGVPAAIGFSKASGIPFRPVLIKNRYIGRSFIVPTQEMRERVVNLKLNPIISEMKDKRVVIIDDSIVRGTTSKRLVKILKDAGVKEIHFRSVSPPIIAPCYLGIDTPSKDDLISANMSTEELKNYLGVDSLEFLSIDNLKTILGSSNHCFGCFTEEYPVGKGEEIELFS; translated from the coding sequence ATGAAAAGTTTAGACATTCATAAAAGTGAATATTTAAAACAGTTTGAAGATCAGATTTACGGAAGGAATCTTTTCAGAACTCAGGAAGAGGAAAGATTAGATGCTCCCAACGAAGAATGTGGGATTTTCGGATTGTATTCGGACAATGATCTGGATACATTCTCTCTTTCGCAGTTCGGACTTTTTGCTTTGCAGCACAGAGGTCAGGAAGCTTGTGGTATTTCCGTCTTAAAAGATGGAAGAATCACCAATATGAAAGATGAAGGACTGGTTTTAGATGTTTATAAAGACATTCAGGAACCTGAAACTTTTATGGGAAATTCTGCAATCGGGCATACCCGTTATACCACTGCAGGAGATAAAAAGAAATATAATTTCCAGCCATTTTTCGCCAAAAACGAATATGATCAGATTATACTTTCTATAGCACACAATGGTAACCTTACCAATGCGAAAGAATTAAAAACTGAATTGGAAGCTGAGGGCGTAGTTTTCAGAGCAACATCTGATTCAGAGGTTATTTTAAGATTAATTCAAAAGAATCTTGACTTAGGACTTCGTGGTGCTATTAAAGCAACCATGGAGAAAATAAAAGGGGCTTATTCTGTAGTGGGAATGACAAGAAACAAGTTTTTTGCATTCAGAGACTTCAACGGAATCCGTCCTTTGGTTTTAGGAGCTATTGATGAGAGATCTTATGTAGTAGCATCTGAGTCTGTAGCATTAGATGCTGTAGGCGCTCAGTATGTACGTGATATCCTTCCTGGTGAGATCATTTACACCAGTGAAAATGAACCAGGGAAACTTCATTCTTATATGATGGATGAGGCAAAAGGAAAACAAAGAATCTGCTCTTTCGAATACATCTATTTTGCAAGACCCGACTCTACCTTAGAAAACATTAATGTTTATGAGATCAGAGAAAAATCCGGAGAGAAAATCTGGGAACAGTCTCCTGTAGAAGCAGATCTTGTAATCGGAGTTCCGGATTCCGGGGTTCCGGCTGCTATTGGTTTCTCGAAAGCTTCAGGAATACCTTTCCGTCCTGTTTTGATCAAAAACAGATATATTGGAAGAAGTTTTATCGTTCCTACTCAGGAAATGAGAGAAAGAGTAGTTAATCTGAAACTGAACCCTATTATTTCTGAAATGAAAGACAAGAGAGTTGTAATCATTGATGACTCTATTGTTCGTGGGACAACGTCTAAAAGACTGGTTAAGATTCTAAAAGATGCAGGAGTAAAGGAAATTCATTTCAGAAGTGTTTCTCCGCCAATTATTGCTCCATGTTACCTGGGAATTGATACTCCGTCAAAAGATGATTTGATTTCTGCAAATATGTCTACAGAAGAGCTTAAAAATTATTTAGGAGTAGATTCCTTAGAGTTTTTAAGTATAGACAATTTGAAAACTATTTTAGGATCTTCCAATCACTGTTTCGGATGCTTCACTGAAGAATATCCTGTAGGAAAAGGAGAGGAAATAGAATTATTCAGTTAA
- a CDS encoding glycerophosphodiester phosphodiesterase family protein — protein MKSIFFTGIFLVFSQFYSSQTFDKQAHRGGKSLYPENTVPAMKNALKMNITTLEMDLAITKDKKVILSHDAFLSPELVTKPDGTYIPKDSGFYYKIYDMPYAKIQTFDVGLKKLNNYPDQKKMKARKPLFSEVIDACEAYSRELKRPLPFYNIETKTRPFSDHIFHPEPKEFVDLMMKIIVEKGIKERVIIQSFDPRTLEIIHKEYPKIMTALLVEKVDDKKRAQQQAYFKNISSEKFKMYPDHMNGVAEDMKFLSFTPTIYSPDHNIVTAQLVKECHALGMKVIPWTVNTKERLKELKDMGIDGVISDDPRIFE, from the coding sequence ATGAAAAGCATTTTTTTTACAGGGATATTTCTTGTATTTTCTCAATTTTATTCTTCTCAGACTTTTGATAAACAAGCCCATCGTGGAGGAAAATCTTTATATCCGGAGAATACAGTCCCGGCAATGAAGAATGCTTTAAAGATGAATATTACGACACTGGAAATGGATTTGGCGATCACTAAAGATAAAAAAGTAATTCTTTCCCATGATGCTTTCCTTTCTCCTGAGCTGGTAACAAAGCCGGACGGAACCTATATTCCGAAAGATTCCGGTTTCTATTATAAAATTTATGATATGCCTTATGCCAAGATTCAGACATTCGATGTAGGCTTAAAGAAACTCAATAATTATCCTGATCAAAAGAAAATGAAGGCTCGGAAGCCTCTTTTTTCAGAAGTGATAGATGCTTGTGAAGCATATTCACGTGAGCTTAAAAGACCTTTGCCTTTTTATAATATAGAAACCAAAACGCGCCCTTTCTCTGATCATATCTTTCATCCAGAGCCAAAGGAATTCGTAGATCTGATGATGAAGATTATTGTTGAAAAAGGAATCAAGGAGCGGGTGATTATTCAATCTTTTGATCCCAGAACACTGGAGATTATTCATAAAGAATATCCCAAAATAATGACTGCACTGCTGGTAGAAAAGGTAGATGATAAAAAAAGGGCTCAGCAGCAGGCTTATTTTAAAAATATCTCCTCAGAGAAGTTTAAGATGTATCCTGATCATATGAATGGAGTAGCAGAGGACATGAAATTCCTGAGTTTTACTCCAACAATCTACAGTCCTGATCATAATATTGTTACTGCCCAGCTTGTAAAGGAATGCCACGCATTGGGAATGAAAGTGATTCCCTGGACTGTAAATACTAAAGAAAGGTTAAAGGAACTAAAAGATATGGGAATAGACGGAGTAATCAGTGATGATCCACGGATATTTGAATAG
- a CDS encoding porin family protein, which translates to MKKLFLGLALTAGTLAFAQETQKVATATASPLKNDVQPIRFGIKAGGNSAYISEQKFGLNAQKIGFHAGVFVNIPISKQFSFQPEVMYNQMGARDVISSTDVPTSTGRIKTEVQDKLTMNYISVPLMVQMRPFEKFYIEAGPEFSYFINGKNKGDITTTTTSGNVTNTTQVSHSEDINKDDINKFNFGLGLGLGYDITSNIGINARYVNSLTNINKERAAGENSYNNRVFQLGVNYKF; encoded by the coding sequence ATGAAGAAGTTATTCTTAGGATTAGCATTAACTGCTGGTACGCTAGCTTTTGCACAGGAAACGCAAAAAGTAGCAACTGCAACTGCATCACCACTAAAAAATGATGTTCAGCCTATCAGATTCGGAATTAAAGCCGGAGGTAACTCAGCTTACATCAGTGAGCAGAAGTTTGGTCTTAATGCTCAAAAAATAGGTTTTCATGCAGGAGTGTTTGTAAATATCCCAATCTCTAAGCAATTCAGCTTTCAACCGGAGGTAATGTACAACCAAATGGGAGCAAGAGATGTTATCTCTTCTACGGACGTTCCTACTTCAACAGGAAGAATTAAAACTGAGGTACAGGATAAATTAACAATGAATTATATCTCCGTTCCATTAATGGTTCAAATGAGACCTTTTGAAAAATTCTATATTGAAGCTGGACCTGAGTTCAGTTATTTCATCAATGGAAAAAACAAAGGTGATATTACAACTACTACCACTTCAGGTAATGTAACAAACACGACACAAGTTTCTCATTCTGAAGACATCAACAAAGATGATATCAACAAATTCAACTTTGGTTTGGGTCTGGGTCTGGGATATGATATTACTTCTAACATTGGTATTAATGCAAGATATGTAAATAGCTTGACTAACATTAATAAGGAAAGAGCTGCTGGTGAGAATTCATACAACAACAGAGTTTTCCAATTAGGTGTAAACTACAAGTTTTAA
- a CDS encoding porin family protein, whose amino-acid sequence MKKILLGLALMAGTFTFAQKTAAAATSSSPVRFGLKAGLNISSLSNSDSNSKAGFYGGLFANVPVAQDFSFQPEVLYSGMGAKAKADSNAKVNLDYISVPLMIQYNALPNLYLEAGPQFSFLINSKLKYKSSSTDGKDIFRTFDFGIGLGAGYYFTQNIGLTARYVAGLNDVIKNRPDLSTDKSKNGVFQVGLAYKF is encoded by the coding sequence ATGAAAAAGATTTTATTAGGCCTTGCACTTATGGCAGGTACTTTCACTTTTGCTCAGAAAACTGCTGCAGCTGCAACGTCTTCTTCTCCTGTTAGATTTGGTTTAAAAGCTGGTCTTAATATTTCCAGCCTTTCTAACAGTGATTCTAACTCAAAAGCAGGATTCTATGGCGGGCTGTTTGCAAATGTTCCTGTAGCACAGGACTTCTCTTTCCAACCAGAGGTTTTATACAGCGGAATGGGTGCAAAAGCTAAAGCCGACAGTAATGCAAAAGTAAACTTAGATTACATTTCTGTTCCGTTGATGATTCAATATAACGCACTTCCTAATTTATATTTGGAGGCAGGACCTCAATTTAGCTTTCTGATCAATTCAAAGCTAAAATATAAATCAAGCTCTACAGATGGTAAAGACATTTTCAGGACTTTTGATTTTGGCATTGGTCTTGGTGCGGGATACTATTTCACTCAAAACATTGGGCTTACGGCAAGATATGTTGCAGGTTTAAACGATGTTATAAAAAACCGACCTGACCTCTCCACTGATAAATCTAAAAATGGGGTATTTCAGGTAGGATTGGCCTATAAATTCTAA
- a CDS encoding porin family protein, with the protein MKKILFGLALVAGTFAFAQSTATSKSAASSSPIRFGLKAGLNVSTLSGDNLKAKAGFYAGAFATIPVAQDFSVQPEILYSGMGAKDKYDSSSKLNLDYLSIPVMFQYNALPNLYLEAGPQFNILLSSQLKDNSTKIDTKDLTKGFDFGIGIGAGYYFTQNIGVNVRYVAGLSDIAKNRIDGSDSVKNGAFQVGLAYKF; encoded by the coding sequence ATGAAAAAGATTCTTTTTGGTCTTGCACTGGTTGCAGGAACTTTCGCTTTTGCTCAAAGCACTGCTACTTCTAAATCAGCTGCCTCTTCATCTCCTATCAGATTTGGACTAAAAGCAGGTCTTAACGTGTCTACTCTTTCAGGGGATAATCTGAAAGCTAAAGCTGGATTTTATGCAGGTGCATTTGCAACAATTCCGGTAGCTCAGGATTTCTCTGTTCAGCCTGAAATACTATATAGCGGTATGGGAGCTAAAGACAAATATGACAGCAGTTCAAAACTTAATTTAGACTACCTGTCTATACCGGTAATGTTTCAATATAATGCACTTCCAAACCTTTATCTTGAAGCCGGGCCTCAATTTAACATTCTGTTAAGTTCTCAATTGAAGGATAACTCTACAAAGATTGATACTAAAGATTTGACAAAAGGATTTGATTTTGGTATTGGTATTGGTGCAGGATATTACTTTACTCAAAACATCGGAGTTAATGTAAGATATGTTGCGGGATTATCTGATATCGCAAAAAATAGAATTGATGGTTCTGATTCTGTGAAAAACGGAGCATTCCAGGTAGGTTTGGCTTACAAATTCTAA
- a CDS encoding porin family protein, producing MKKLILGLALTAGTLAFAQQKTSTNPVTFGVKGGMNVSSLSNGADLSDSKSKIGFNAGVFANIPVASNFSVQPEVIYNDLGSKVTREYSALGNTYRSEYSRNLGYVAVPVMFQYNATPEFFLEAGPEFGFLVSAKDKFKNSTNNDSSTQIATLNKDDFQTFNFGIGIGAGYYFLPNLGITARYTAGLTDIYKNNSGDSVKNNVFQVGLAYKFK from the coding sequence ATGAAAAAGTTAATTTTAGGATTAGCATTAACTGCAGGAACCTTAGCATTCGCTCAACAAAAGACATCTACGAACCCTGTAACATTTGGGGTAAAAGGTGGTATGAACGTTTCTTCACTATCTAACGGAGCAGACTTAAGTGACTCTAAATCCAAAATCGGTTTTAACGCTGGTGTATTTGCCAACATTCCAGTAGCAAGTAATTTCAGTGTACAGCCAGAGGTTATTTATAACGACTTAGGTTCAAAAGTAACCAGAGAGTATTCAGCACTTGGTAATACTTACAGAAGTGAATACTCGAGAAACCTTGGATATGTTGCAGTACCTGTAATGTTCCAGTATAATGCAACTCCGGAATTTTTCCTTGAAGCAGGTCCTGAATTCGGATTCCTGGTAAGTGCTAAGGATAAATTCAAAAATTCTACAAACAATGACAGCAGTACCCAAATTGCGACTCTTAACAAAGATGATTTCCAAACATTCAACTTTGGTATAGGGATCGGAGCTGGTTATTACTTCCTTCCTAACTTAGGAATTACCGCCAGATATACAGCAGGTCTTACAGATATTTATAAAAACAATTCTGGTGACTCTGTAAAAAACAACGTATTCCAGGTAGGATTAGCTTATAAATTTAAATAA
- a CDS encoding tail fiber domain-containing protein produces MKKCTLLLLFLFFENNFQAQVGINTTTPNASSVLDLVGSNKGLLIPRIALTGSSDTSTVPSPANSLMIYNSAAANGVVPGYYYWSTNAGRWAKVLDDLTPIIMTGWSLTGNSGMVNGINFIGTSDNVDVIFKRNNIVSGVLNTTNTIFGVNSLTANTIGLNNTAVGVNNLISNTTGSMNTAIGSEVLSSNKSGIQNTGYGYRALYSNLDGNNNVANGYFSLYAAKSTISNVGIGASSLRELISGDENVGVGGDTYRMLPGGRGNTAIGGSAGYSLNTVNNYNTFIGFRAAAGLVSGKSNTIIGANVSGLPASLSNNVIIADGDGNRRINIDQNGNIGIGTNTPKFPLDIRLKTSAWPLPVSSITYYGISPDSGSFDGMLTTYSNYTNDIGAFNANTSIYADGNIISVGKLSVAQTSLFSDQRIKNIIGKSDNVKDLAILKKLSITDYQMKDKALYGTQEFKKVIAQEVEKVYPQAVSKSGVKAFIPNIYQLAKQNGAVFMFEKAVDIAKADKFLKIYDETGEIILEIKSSTPNSITVDLADKKLKGKLFVYGTEVSDIRTVDYDALSMLNISATQALVKKIEALESENETLKKSNIEMQHKQVRFEERLKKLESSFTR; encoded by the coding sequence ATGAAAAAATGCACGTTGCTGCTCTTATTTCTTTTTTTTGAAAATAATTTCCAAGCCCAGGTGGGAATCAATACAACAACTCCTAATGCGTCCTCAGTGTTAGACCTTGTGGGCTCTAATAAAGGCCTTTTGATCCCCAGAATTGCCCTAACAGGAAGCTCAGATACTTCTACAGTTCCGTCGCCTGCCAATTCTTTAATGATTTACAACAGTGCTGCTGCAAACGGTGTTGTTCCTGGATATTATTATTGGAGTACAAATGCCGGACGATGGGCAAAAGTACTTGATGATCTTACCCCCATTATAATGACAGGATGGAGCCTGACTGGAAACTCCGGAATGGTAAACGGAATTAATTTTATAGGAACTTCAGATAATGTAGATGTTATTTTTAAAAGAAATAATATTGTCTCCGGTGTATTAAATACCACTAATACGATCTTTGGGGTCAATAGTTTAACCGCTAATACTATAGGATTGAACAATACTGCGGTAGGAGTGAATAATTTGATTTCGAATACCACAGGAAGTATGAATACAGCTATAGGATCAGAGGTGTTGAGCAGCAACAAATCGGGTATACAGAATACAGGATATGGGTACCGGGCTTTATATTCGAATCTTGATGGAAATAATAATGTAGCCAACGGCTATTTTTCACTGTATGCTGCTAAAAGTACAATAAGCAACGTTGGTATCGGGGCGAGTTCACTTCGAGAGCTTATCTCCGGAGATGAAAATGTAGGGGTAGGAGGAGATACTTACCGAATGCTTCCCGGTGGAAGGGGAAATACGGCTATTGGAGGATCTGCCGGATATAGCTTAAATACGGTAAATAATTATAATACTTTCATAGGCTTCCGGGCAGCTGCAGGACTTGTTTCCGGAAAATCCAATACCATTATCGGCGCCAATGTGAGCGGTCTGCCTGCTTCACTTTCAAATAACGTTATCATTGCGGATGGTGACGGAAACAGAAGAATCAATATTGACCAGAACGGAAATATTGGTATAGGGACCAATACTCCCAAATTTCCTCTGGATATCAGGTTAAAGACCTCCGCATGGCCTCTGCCGGTATCAAGTATTACCTATTACGGAATAAGCCCGGATTCAGGCTCTTTTGATGGAATGTTAACTACTTACTCCAATTACACGAATGATATTGGTGCTTTCAATGCCAACACTTCTATTTATGCAGACGGAAATATTATATCGGTAGGAAAACTAAGTGTAGCACAGACCTCTCTTTTTTCTGATCAAAGAATTAAAAATATCATTGGTAAATCGGATAACGTAAAAGACTTAGCCATCTTAAAAAAGCTGAGTATTACCGATTATCAGATGAAAGATAAAGCTTTATATGGCACGCAGGAATTTAAAAAGGTAATCGCTCAGGAGGTTGAGAAAGTATATCCACAGGCAGTCAGTAAAAGTGGTGTGAAGGCTTTTATCCCCAACATCTACCAGTTGGCAAAACAAAATGGTGCAGTTTTTATGTTTGAAAAAGCTGTTGATATTGCTAAAGCAGATAAATTCCTTAAAATATATGATGAAACAGGGGAAATTATTTTGGAGATAAAAAGCAGTACACCTAACAGTATAACAGTTGATCTTGCAGATAAAAAGCTGAAAGGAAAGTTATTTGTTTACGGAACTGAAGTGTCAGACATAAGAACTGTAGATTACGATGCTTTATCTATGCTGAATATCTCTGCAACTCAGGCGTTGGTAAAAAAAATAGAAGCATTGGAAAGTGAAAATGAAACCTTAAAAAAATCGAATATAGAAATGCAGCATAAGCAGGTCCGTTTTGAAGAAAGGTTAAAAAAACTGGAATCTTCCTTTACAAGATAA
- the aroB gene encoding 3-dehydroquinate synthase, translating to MITILNDNFSQLNEFLHEKTFSKIFILVDENTHEYCLPILLGNMETDLGFEILEIEAGEEMKNIQTANQLWEILTEMQADRKALVINLGGGVITDMGGFVSSTYKRGIQFINIPTTLLSMCDASIGGKTGIDLMHYKNMVGTFAFPEQIFIFPKFLETLPFKELRSGFAEMLKHGLIADKAHWEQLIQIHKLDVGSVTPHIQTSMDIKQNVVEKDFHEKDIRKTLNFGHTIGHAVESLCLQQGNPILHGEAVAMGMISETYLAYLENLISEEDSKIIIENIQRYYPYLDISDFKDEDITALLMNDKKNIDSKINFSLLSGIGACTYDHQCSPKNILESIHFYRKLNDL from the coding sequence ATGATAACAATATTAAACGATAATTTCTCCCAGTTGAACGAGTTTCTTCATGAAAAAACTTTCAGTAAAATTTTTATTTTAGTGGACGAAAACACTCATGAATACTGCCTTCCTATTCTTTTAGGCAATATGGAAACAGATCTTGGATTTGAAATTCTGGAAATTGAGGCCGGTGAGGAAATGAAAAATATTCAGACCGCAAATCAGCTTTGGGAAATTCTTACAGAAATGCAGGCGGACAGAAAAGCACTGGTCATCAATCTTGGTGGCGGTGTGATCACAGATATGGGAGGGTTTGTTTCTTCTACTTATAAGAGAGGTATACAGTTCATCAACATCCCTACTACCCTTTTATCCATGTGTGACGCTTCTATAGGCGGTAAAACAGGTATTGACCTGATGCATTATAAAAATATGGTAGGCACTTTTGCTTTCCCGGAACAGATTTTTATTTTCCCTAAATTCTTAGAAACATTACCATTCAAAGAGTTGAGAAGCGGATTTGCAGAAATGCTGAAACACGGGCTGATTGCTGACAAAGCACATTGGGAGCAGCTTATTCAGATCCATAAACTGGATGTAGGATCAGTAACACCTCACATCCAGACCTCTATGGATATCAAACAGAATGTAGTGGAAAAAGATTTCCATGAAAAAGACATCAGAAAGACATTAAACTTTGGGCATACTATAGGACATGCCGTTGAAAGTTTATGCCTGCAGCAGGGAAACCCTATTCTTCATGGAGAGGCGGTTGCCATGGGAATGATTTCGGAAACATATCTTGCTTACCTTGAAAATCTTATTTCTGAAGAAGATTCGAAAATAATCATTGAAAATATCCAGAGATATTACCCTTATCTTGATATCAGCGATTTTAAAGATGAAGATATTACCGCATTGCTGATGAATGATAAAAAGAATATTGATAGTAAAATCAATTTTTCTCTGCTTTCCGGAATTGGTGCGTGTACTTATGATCATCAGTGCAGTCCAAAAAACATCCTGGAATCTATTCATTTTTATAGAAAACTTAATGACCTTTAA
- a CDS encoding pseudouridine synthase — MSRDNNNSDRPKRPRISTKKSSDDSRASRSGNSSGSGSFKKPFSKDGGRKGPEHQGSNSKFEKKPFKRNTERSDSSSEDSGSKTESRAYITNKSESYERKSFGKPKRGGKSFDTRDKYERGSLKYGRRPSSGDDRNEDKARSFVQKRRLNKIEKDVHKDTIRLNKYIANSGICSRREADELITQGLVEVNGKVVEEMGYQVQKTDRVVFDGQNITPEKPVYVLLNKPKGYISTTKDDKARKTVMDLVANASPYRLFPVGRLDRSTTGVILLTNDGHMTKKLTHPSFDAKKIYHVTLDKKLTVEDLRLIAEGIRLDEGVAVVDQISFIEGKPKNEIGIEIHIGWNRVIRRIFQRLGYEVEALDRVMFAGMTKKNIKRGHWRILTDLEVNNLKML; from the coding sequence ATGAGCAGAGATAATAATAATTCAGACAGACCAAAGAGACCAAGAATTTCAACCAAGAAAAGTTCTGATGATTCTCGTGCTTCCAGATCTGGAAATTCTTCAGGATCAGGATCTTTTAAAAAACCTTTTTCTAAAGACGGAGGAAGAAAAGGCCCAGAACATCAAGGATCCAACTCAAAATTTGAAAAGAAACCTTTTAAGAGAAATACAGAACGCTCTGACAGCTCCAGCGAAGATTCCGGTTCAAAAACTGAGAGCAGAGCTTACATTACGAATAAAAGTGAGAGCTACGAGAGAAAATCTTTTGGAAAACCTAAAAGAGGAGGAAAGAGCTTTGATACTAGAGATAAGTATGAAAGAGGCAGCCTGAAATATGGAAGAAGACCATCTAGCGGGGACGACAGAAATGAAGACAAAGCAAGATCTTTTGTACAGAAAAGAAGGCTTAACAAAATCGAAAAGGATGTCCACAAAGACACGATCCGTTTGAATAAGTATATTGCCAATTCAGGAATCTGCAGCAGAAGAGAAGCTGATGAACTGATTACCCAGGGACTTGTGGAAGTGAACGGGAAAGTAGTTGAGGAAATGGGGTACCAGGTACAGAAAACAGACAGAGTAGTTTTTGACGGACAAAACATTACTCCTGAAAAACCTGTTTATGTACTTCTGAACAAACCCAAAGGTTACATTTCTACCACGAAGGATGACAAAGCAAGAAAAACAGTAATGGATCTTGTGGCTAATGCTTCTCCGTACAGACTTTTCCCTGTGGGAAGACTGGATCGTTCAACAACGGGGGTTATTCTGTTAACGAATGACGGTCACATGACTAAAAAATTAACGCATCCATCTTTTGATGCTAAAAAGATTTATCATGTAACACTGGATAAGAAACTTACGGTAGAAGATTTACGTCTTATTGCTGAAGGAATTCGTCTTGATGAGGGAGTAGCAGTTGTTGATCAGATTTCATTCATCGAAGGAAAACCTAAGAATGAGATAGGAATTGAAATCCATATCGGATGGAACCGTGTGATCAGAAGAATATTCCAAAGATTAGGATATGAAGTGGAAGCTTTAGACAGAGTAATGTTCGCCGGAATGACGAAGAAGAACATCAAGAGAGGACACTGGAGAATTCTTACAGACCTGGAAGTGAATAATCTTAAAATGTTGTAA
- the pncA gene encoding bifunctional nicotinamidase/pyrazinamidase, with product MKKALIIVDVQNDFCEGGALAVPGANEIIPYINLLMEENQYDQVVLTQDWHPAGHKSFASSNGRKVGESIILNGVPQFMWPDHCVQGTFGAEFHKDLNQDKVTHIIQKGKNIEIDSYSGFQDNNHFMKTGLDDFLKYHDIQLLEIVGLAMDYCVKFTAQDAVANGYVTCLHFNGTRAVNVKPDNGRDAIYDMIEKGVTVLG from the coding sequence ATGAAAAAAGCGTTAATAATAGTCGATGTACAGAACGATTTTTGTGAAGGCGGAGCACTTGCAGTACCGGGAGCTAATGAAATTATTCCGTACATCAATCTTCTGATGGAGGAAAATCAATATGACCAGGTAGTTCTTACCCAGGACTGGCACCCTGCGGGACATAAAAGTTTTGCAAGCAGCAATGGAAGAAAAGTTGGAGAAAGCATTATTTTAAACGGCGTTCCACAATTTATGTGGCCGGATCATTGTGTTCAGGGGACTTTTGGTGCAGAATTTCACAAAGACCTGAATCAGGATAAAGTAACCCACATTATACAAAAAGGAAAAAATATTGAAATTGACAGCTACAGTGGCTTTCAGGATAACAATCACTTTATGAAAACCGGATTGGATGATTTCCTGAAATACCATGATATCCAGTTATTGGAAATCGTAGGATTGGCAATGGATTACTGCGTGAAGTTCACGGCTCAGGATGCAGTAGCTAATGGCTATGTTACCTGCCTTCATTTCAATGGAACGCGTGCGGTAAACGTAAAGCCTGATAACGGCAGAGATGCCATCTATGACATGATAGAGAAAGGAGTAACAGTATTAGGATAG